The Nicotiana tomentosiformis chromosome 9, ASM39032v3, whole genome shotgun sequence genome contains the following window.
ATCAAATGAGGAGTTTGGCATGACCTAAAAGAACTTAAATAATCCACAGGTTGTGCCATTAATGTTGTGGAAAATCCAGTAATCATTGGCCTATTAACAGCAGCTGCTTGTTCCAAAGATTTGAGTTGTTTCTTCAAAAACTTAACATAATGAACAGCCTCATCTAACATAGAAGCTGTGTCCATTTTTGTACCACCAGGAACAAGTCTCTGCAAAATCCTTATCCTCTCGCTTATTTTTTCCCTCCGATGCCTAGCTGCAACGCTCTGTGGATCTTTTGATATCTTCACGTTCTTTCTCTTAGGCGGTTTTACTGACTCTGGATCAATGTGAATAGGTTGCATCATCGCCATACGAAAAATCATCTCCCTCATTGCATCCATTGAACTCAGTTTCTCAATATCAAAAGTCTCGTCGTGGATTGGTAAAAGATGTAGCGCGTTATGTTCATCGATTGAGTTGCACATCATATAATTAGAGTTGTGATTTGATAGAAATTGAGTCATTTCAATATTGTTGATCGATTGTGTAATATCATGTAAATCCATGGTTTTTGAGAACTGTATATGCTGACAATAGGAAGATAGAAAAGTTGGGAATGAAGAAAATATTGGAAAGAACAGAAGGATGTTAAATATTCAACGGATATTAGAAGAAGAAATTTTCCTATGAGCATAGCATGGGGATGTCAGTGATATATGCATATTTATATTGCAAGTTGTGACCTACTCCTATGTTTAAATATTTACTAAATCTCCAAACTATATTCCAAACGATAAACATTACTCTAGAAGTTTATATACTCAATAATATTCTTAAGAGTATAAGAATGAAGTAAAGAATATAAACATCAATCAAACACAAGTTGGGTCGGCTATATATATTCTCACGGTCAATGTTGTTTTATTTCATACTCATAtttatgatgacccgataggttatttatagttttaacctttatttcagtgtttcgagacctcgaatagctccgtttagcctttctcgatttgcgtgctcagtccgtgtctttttccgaaaaagttttatgtgaaaaattgaagaaaatatgaaattttgccttaaaactcatttgagttgactacggtcaacgttTTGTATAAGAGGACCCGGGGGTgtcgtgatttgggatttgggcgtattcccggaatcgAATTAGGAAGTccttaacttgatttaacgtgatttattaaaaattagtaatttaaaggtttaaaaaattcctaagtttgaccgtaggttaacTTTGTTGCTACCGGATTCGGATTTTGGTTCTGTAACTTGATATGAGttcatttcagtatttatgacttgtctgcaaaatttggtgcaaaacagagttgatttgacgtaattcggacgtccCGTTGTAAAATTGcttgttcttgagtttctttgaaaatgtCATTCATTTGGAtgtttgattcgtagttctattgttattttgttgttttgatcgcgcgagcaagttcatacgttgttattacacttatgtgcatgtttagtttggagcccgaggggctcgtgtgagtttcagataggaTATGAAGTGATTTTTAGACTTAGGCTATTGCTGGTTTTAAGTCTGTTGTTGTCtggtgttttgtgcttcgcgatcgcgaagccactATCGTGATTGCGAAGGGGAACTTGGGGCTAGGGTggttttactctacgcgaatgcgggaaacaactcgcaaacgcgaagctttgggaggcttacccttcgcgaatgtgaccacccacacgcgaacgcgaaggtttgtGGGGTTTTGGGGGAGCTAGGTAGGtcactctatgcgaacgcgagcctaggctcgtgaacgcgaaggcaatgggggataagccttcgcgaacgtgaaaagGTGACCGCGATCATGATggcatgtcacgaccccaaattctctctgtgggatatcgtgatggcacctagtctctatgactaggtaggCCTGTCAATGcgaaataaataaatttgaaattcacataattacaacttcTAAATcccggtaggaataagtcacaagcttctaagaattttttttcaatgtctctatatatcagagtctaaagaaaataaagaagcaacataataaggatagaaggggactccagagtctgcgtacgctggcagatatacctcgaagtctccatacacaggtagctcactgatatctaggctggtaggaagtacctggatctgcacaaaaggatgtaCATAAGCGTAATATgggtacaccacagcggtacccagtaagtgccaagccgaacctcggtagagtagtgacgaggtcaggtcaggccctactggaataataaaagacatggtgaaatgtttaacaacataataacaataaatgacaatgaaaatgaatcaagtaagtagaaTGTCACCATTAAATTACACAAAATAAGGGAAAGTAATACCTCGCggaaagaaaacagaaatttacaactttaagaaacatcacgacaataatcaaaggcaaatgtagccataaagaaatatcaacaagggaactcccgagctaccgcctcgtagtcccaaatcataaatagattcacaatatctcatttccttatatcaccgcgggagccttcatattaaattttaaagaaatcatttttcccgaaattgcatcccgcattttagccacccttatcacatcgcatgacttctagtagttccccaactagccacgcgtatcaagccacccttatctcaccgcatgcgtttcaacatccagaccttatactaccgcatgcatatcaatatcacaatatatcacaatctgcacctcaagtgctcaaatattttaaattaccaaaataaatcaacaacaacaatattttccacaatagggagctcacggctcaatcacaatgagtacaaaaatctctcaaaatattcgggaataaataactcagcaaaaatataatttttataatttttaacacgttgcctcaataccaaatttaaaatatcaattacttcgtattaataatatttaaattaaagaaattcaaccttcaaataatgcacagaataaaagaaaccaagtttcaactaagcaggtaaaataattaacaagaaaaggtcaagcaaatttaaagtatagaaATTAAATCAATGATACAGAATATAACaagatcaaataatttaattaatatgcaacaatgatctacacaatttaaagacataatcttccatatttaatccgtgtacacactcgtcacctcgtgtacacgactttcaacacatcacaattatcatatcaacATTAATCCTAAGGAAAATTCCCTCCCCTCCCTTCCCCCtccccacaaagttagacaagtcacttacctcgaaccacgcCCAATcaatcaagtagtatgcccttttcttgatttttcaactccgatcggctcgaatctaattataattaattcgattcaataaatacaaattataggaataaattccataagaaaatacaattttttctaacaaaaatctgaattttaatccaaaaattgcctgtgggccccaagtctcggaatccgacgaaactcacaaaatccgacaatccattcaaccacgagtctaaccataccaaaattactaatttccgacaacaattcggccctcaaatcctcacttttatccaagaggtttttctaaatcttccaacttaattcaccaattaaatatttaaaataaccatggattcgagtaatttgaccaatattgagttaagaacacttacccccgtcgttttccttaaaaatctcccgaaaatcgcctcttcccgagctccaatttggTAAAAATGGTCCCATTTTCACATCTTAAATATTCTGTcgaggttcgcatttgtgaatgaacagtacctcccatgaacaatgttcacaattgcgacaaattgttcgcaattgcgagtgaacagtattttcgcaattgcgataaatagttcgcaattgcgaatgaacagtgttttcacaattgcgataaatagttcgcaattgcgaatgaacagtacctcactagaaaccagcaaactcaaacttctctgaAATGATACAAAACCACCCTGAAattcatccggaacctcccggacacaaatcatatatgaatttcaatcataaaatatgctacggacctgctcgtgcTCTCAAAACACttaaaagaggtcgtcttgacccaatATTgatccgatattgaccatggtcaaactcccaaatttcttaactttactagtctctcaaccaatgatccaaaaatacaaccaagcccctcgggacccttcaaatcataccaacaagtcccaaacacatgatacaaacttatacgaggtctcaaatcacatcaaataaagctaaaaccatgaatcataccacaattcaagcttaaggaacttaagaattcccaacttctacattcgatgccgaaacctatcaaatcaagtccgattgacttcaaattttgtacacaagtcataaatgatataacgaagatataaaaaatttcagaactagattccgaccccgatatcaaaaagtcaccccccacccccggtcaaacttccaaaaaatttaactttcgtcattgcaagcctaattccactatggacttccaaataatttttcgggcacactcctaagtccaaaattaccctacagagctattggaatcagaaaattttattccggggttatttacccataagtcgacatccggtcactattttaacttaaactttaaaccttggaactaagtgcccCAATTCATTCTCAAACCTCACCAGACCCTAACTAACCACCccggcgagtcacataacaattataaagcataaattgagaagtaaataggggaacggggttgtaatactcaaaacgaccggccgggtcgttacatggcCTTTTGGCcagtgctcttcgcgaatgcgttaggtgcttcgcgaatgcgaagaacacctGGCGCGCCtagactttaaaacttctaaaaatcgGGATTTCACgcatttttcaccatcttcacATTAGAGTTCGGCCTTAAGGCATTTTTGAAGATATATTTTATCACCATTTCATAGATTAATATACtttaactcgttttcttccatttccatcaacacccgTTGATTTTTAACCTTAATATAagctctttcatggtagaaaattaggggtTTAGGTAGaattgaatatttttgtaaaattaagatttaaaCCTCAAATAGAAGCCAGATTTTGAAATAATTGCGTAATCGGCCTCGGGGGTAAATTTATAATTGAGTTTTTgtctgaatctcgggttttgaccaagcgagtctggggttgacttttgttgactttttgggaaaagtgtaaagattttaactttatatattgtaattgatttccctagcattgtttgttgatattaagtcgatttttgtTAGATCCGAATggtttggaggcaaattttagaggaaaggccccgattgagctttgatttgcttgcagaACGAGGCAAGTGTTGGGTCTaattttgatttgagggaattaggaatcctTGAGCTATATGTTATTTGAATTACATGTGTAAtggtgtatatgcgaggtgacgagtgcatatacGTCGTTAAAATAATTATTTCCATGCTTTcatgtatttcattaattatcttattccatgtcttaactgcTAAATGCTTTAATTACTTTCTATGCCAtaacttgctacttgtcattagTTAGTCTTGTATTGAAATATTCGTTTTCTCCATAATttcatgattaattgctacttgccttaattgcctTACTTGTACCCTTTAATTGTCCTATATTTGGCTTGTGTTGTTACTTTGTATAAATTATAGTATTCCTTGATTTGATACAGGGGTTCCTTATTGCTTTGTTTTCGTAttctttaatcgtagagattcttatgaattgagttgttgaattgattacatttattgattttgtttatggatcgggttgcacactgcaacggttgtgatatggtggaataagggaggatattaTATTagtatggtgggatcgggttgcacgccgcaacagatattatatgtgatttttatatgatgaaataagggaggatttgatATTGATACCGTGGGATCGGTTGCGCtccgcaacggattttatatgttattcttgatattgatatggtgaaataagggaggattgtgtttgtacggtgggatcgggttacgcgccacaacggattgtgtgtgttgtactcATTGTTGGATTGTTTAAATTTTCAGTATTTTCATCTGCGATTCTGAGGATTGGATTTTCTGGTTTCACTGATTTCGAGGATTAGGTTTGCTTTCATCAGTTAACTACTTTGTCATTATTTCCTATGTTCCTTtcctattgttattattattattatactgcgtataggttattgtaagtgacctgccttagcctcgtcactacttcgttgaggttaggctcgacacttacaaagtacatggggtcggttgtactcatactacactttgcacttcttgtgcagattttgaagtcAATCCTAGCGGCGGTAActagattgctcggattgattgcttggtggagacttgaggtacaactacACGGCACTCACAAACCTGAAGACCCCTTCTATATCATTctagttatttattttatttcagacagttatGCTTTCGTTCACTCTAGccgctcgtgtacttgtgacacaagttatgggattgtatctagatatcAGTGTTATTTTGGGTTACTCGCTCCATTTTAGTTTATTCAGTTTCTTGgttatcatttaatttgaattgtttaaaaatggctaaaaactattctaacgttggctttcctagaaagtgaaatattaggcgcaaTCACtgtcccgagggtgggaattccgagttgtgataagttggtattagagtacTAGGTTGCCTacgtctcatgagtcatgagcaagcttagtagagtctggaggatcggtatggagacgtcagtacttatcttctagaggctatggagtttaggaaaaacTTCACTTCCTTCCTTCTCTATCGTGCAATTTTACTCTAttattgatgattgaaccattctattcttgttctcccgcatatggcgagaacacgcacaacATCTACAGTCGGACATGAGCCGAAGCCCCCAATGGAAGCTACTACCAGGGtcaaggccgaggccgaggtTGAGGCAgagtgtcacgatcccaatttccctctgcaggatgtcgtgatgtcacctagtctctaagactaggtaagcctatcaattatgaggACTACAAATTTGAaactcaaatatcaacatataaaataaatcaaaccgcgattcaaatagttacaacttccaaaacccgatagaaataagtcacaagcttctaagaatttattctaagtgtctctatacatcagagtctaaagagaataaggaaaaacaacataataaggtaaTTCTGAGGTCTACGGACGCTGGTAGATACACCTTGAAGACTCCGCGTACGGGTAGTTCACTGATGTCCGGTTTGACAAGAAGtagctggatctgcacaaaatgatgtgcagaagcgtagtataagtacaccacaacggtacccagtaagtgccaagtctaacctcggtagagtagtgacgaggtcaggtcaggccctactggaataataaaagacagggtgaaaagtttaataatatactaataataatgacaatggaaatgaaccatgtaagggggtatgtcacaatttaactacccAGAAAAAGGGCAAATAA
Protein-coding sequences here:
- the LOC104104549 gene encoding transcription factor HEC2-like; amino-acid sequence: MDLHDITQSINNIEMTQFLSNHNSNYMMCNSIDEHNALHLLPIHDETFDIEKLSSMDAMREMIFRMAMMQPIHIDPESVKPPKRKNVKISKDPQSVAARHRREKISERIRILQRLVPGGTKMDTASMLDEAVHYVKFLKKQLKSLEQAAAVNRPMITGFSTTLMAQPVDYLSSFRSCQTPHLMSSNAQMLS